One Campylobacter pinnipediorum subsp. caledonicus genomic window carries:
- the tatB gene encoding Sec-independent protein translocase protein TatB, with amino-acid sequence MFGMSLPEIIMIAVVAVIVLGPDKLPQTMVSIAKVLKNIKKSVNDAKVSFDQEIKIAELKEDAKKYKESIEKTTQNVRKKLTFEELDELKKGVTKDINTIQESIKNPTKTIKNTILNDKEEK; translated from the coding sequence ATGTTTGGAATGAGTCTTCCTGAAATAATAATGATAGCAGTTGTTGCTGTAATAGTCCTAGGTCCTGATAAGCTTCCACAGACTATGGTTAGTATAGCCAAGGTACTAAAAAACATTAAAAAAAGTGTCAATGATGCAAAAGTAAGCTTTGATCAAGAGATAAAGATAGCAGAGCTAAAAGAAGATGCTAAAAAATACAAAGAAAGTATAGAAAAAACAACTCAAAATGTTAGGAAAAAACTCACTTTTGAAGAGCTAGATGAGCTAAAAAAAGGTGTAACTAAAGATATAAATACAATACAAGAGAGTATAAAAAACCCAACAAAAACGATAAAAAACACAATACTAAACGATAAAGAAGAAAAATAA